In one Diprion similis isolate iyDipSimi1 chromosome 6, iyDipSimi1.1, whole genome shotgun sequence genomic region, the following are encoded:
- the LOC124407356 gene encoding protein RUFY3-like isoform X5, which yields MRQESQTGVKLRPFSEHHHGGGGGGHDDGVMIEQDMAGAQDTIYLCNFRVSVDGEWLCLKELQDVEFSMQDSMQRSPSPPLPLSGTNHHHDRHRHQRHETPSLCDALMSSSPPLPLFSSFLSRDPVIIERSNLVNISKLIVKELIETSLKYGRMLDSDHMPLQHFFIVLEHVLRHGLRPKKGLLGPKKELWDILQLVEKYCPEAQDITSSIRDLPTVRTAMGRARAWLRMALMQKKLADYLKVLIDHKDDILSEYFEPDALMMSDEAIVVMGLLVGLNVIDCNFCVKEEDLDCQQGVIDFSLYLRSSNHIPGESPDDELENDNMTTVLDQKNYIEELNRHLNATVTNLQTKVESLTTTNALMKEDLAIAKNNILSLHDENRQLKKELGIEVKDPNENGKAPVKITETTSEIEELRSRLEVEKKQRLEAERELELQVSMKSEMEVAMKLLEKDIHEKQDTIISLRRQLDDIKSINLEMYKKLQECEHELTQKGEMVSRLHAKTNQIGKLLNNLEKYNHLMKDAECGRSPTTPVTGSKSFVKNSPTSPRVSVGELARFQQSDPNRTANSEKVPREASIEEAKD from the exons ATGCGACAAGAATCTCAGACCGGCGTGAAGCTGCGGCCTTTCAGCGAACATCATCACgggggcggcggcggcggccaCGACGACGGGGTAATGATCGAACAAGACATGGCCGGGGCCCAGGACACCATCTACCTGTGCAACTTCCGGGTATCCGTAGACGGGGAATGGCTTTGCCTGAAGGAGCTCCAGGACGTCGAATTTTCGATGCAGGACTCCATGCAGCGTTCACCGTCACCTCCGTTGCCGCTTAGCGGTACAAACCACCATCACGATCGACACCGTCACCAACGACACGAAACTCCTTCGCTTTGCGACGCACTCATGTCCAGCTCGCCACCATTGCCACTCTTCTCCAGCTTCTTGT CACGAGATCCAGTGATTATTGAACGAAGCAACCTAGTCAATATTTCGAAGCTGATCGTGAAGGAATTGATTGAGACATCTCTGAAATATGGACGTATGCTGGACTCGGATCATATGCCTCTGCAgcattttttcatcgttctcGAACACGTCCTCAGACACGGATTACGGCCTAAGAAG GGACTCCTTGGCCCGAAAAAAGAACTCTGGGACATTCTTCAACTTGTGGAAAAATACTGTCCCGAAGCACAAGACATCACCTCAAGTATCCGCGACCTACCGACCGTTAG GACGGCGATGGGCCGAGCACGAGCTTGGCTGAGGATGGCGCTGATGCAAAAGAAACTTGCGGATTACCTAAAAGTGCTAATCGATCACAAGGACGACATTCTATCTGAATACTTTGAACCGGACGCACTAATGATGAGCGACGAAGCCATTGTTGTAATGGGTTTGCTGGTTGGCCTCAATGTTATAGACTGCAACTTCTGTGTCAAG GAAGAAGACCTGGACTGCCAGCAGGGTGTAATCGACTTCTCCCTGTACCTGAGAAGCAGCAATCACATTCCAGGCGAATCACCGGACGACGAACTGGAGAACGACAACATGACCACTGTTCTCGACCAAAAGAACTACATCGAGGAGCTTAACAGGCATCTAAA TGCGACTGTAACGAATCTACAAACAAAGGTCGAATCTCTTACCACGACGAATGCTCTCATGAAGGAAGATCTGGCAATCGCGAAGAACAATATTCTCTCACTCCATGACGAGAATAGGCAACTGAAAAAAGAACTTGGTATCGAAGTCAAGGATCCAAACGAG AACGGAAAAGCACCCGTCAAAATCACTGAGACTACGTCGGAGATAGAGGAGTTGAGAAGTAGGCtagaagtggaaaaaaagcaaaggCTTGAGGCTGAAAGGGAGTTGGAATTACAG GTTAGCATGAAGTCGGAAATGGAGGTTGCCATGAAATTGTTGGAAAAAGATATTCACGAGAAACAGGACACTATAATATCTCTGAGAAGGCAGCTGGATGACATCAAATCGATCAATTTGGAGATGTACAAAAAGCTGCAG GAGTGCGAGCACGAGCTGACGCAGAAGGGTGAGATGGTGAGCCGGCTTCATGCCAAGACGAATCAGATCGGAAAGTTACTGAACAACCTCGAGAAATACAACCATCTAATGAAAGATGCGGAATGTGGTCGGAGTCCAACAACTCCAGTAACCGGATCTAAgtcttttgtaaaaaatagtcCTACCTCGCCTAGGGTGTCAGTCGGCGAACTCGCTCGGTTCCAGCAGTCGGATCCTAATCGGACAGCCAATTCGGAAAAAGTACCGAGAGAAGCTTCCATCGAAGAAGCGAAAGATTGA